The genomic segment TGGTGGAACCTTCTTAGTCTTCGCAGATTACATGAGAGGATCTATGCGTCTTTCCGCTCTTAGTGAGCTTGGAGTTATTTATGTTTTAACCCATGATTCCATAGGTGTTGGTGAAGATGGCCCAACACATCAACCTATAGAAACCATTCCATCATTGAGAGCAATGCCCAATATGATGGTATTCCGTCCTGGCGATGGCAATGAAACCAGTGGTGCTTATAAAGTTGCAATTAAAAATCGTAAGAGACCAAGTTCCTTATGCCTGAGTAGGCAGGGTATGGCCAATCAACAAAATTCATCCGTAGACAAAGTTGCTTTAGGTGGATATGTACTTGAGGAGTGCGATGGCACTCCAGAACTGATACTTATCGGAACAGGAACTGAACTTGATTTATGTGTTCAAGCAGCGAAAAAGTTAACTAAGGAAGGTAGAAAAGTGCGTGTTGTTTCTATGCCATGCGTTGAACTTTTTGAAGAACAAAGCGATAGTTATAAAGAAGAAGTTTTGCCTTCAAATATCAGAAAACGCCTAGTAGTAGAAGCCGCAGAGAGTTTTGGATGGCACAAATATATTGGTCTTGATGGTGACAGCGTAACTATGAATAGCTTTGGAGCATCTGCTCCAGGTGGATTATGTATGGAAAAATTTGGATTTACAGTTGAAAACGTACTAGAAAAATCTAGAAGTCTTCTCAACAAATAAAATTAATTATTTAATTAGAAATAGTTATTACAGAAAAAGTTAAACAAAGAACTAGTTTTCTTTGTTTAACTTTACTGGAGTTAATTCAGCTGCACCTTTTGACTGTATTTGATCGTTTAATTTATCAAGATCTTCATCTGTGATTTTTGTATTCATTGGACAATGATTAGGACCGCACATTGAACAAAACTCTGCTTTCTTGAAAATTTCTTCAGGTAAAGTTTCGTCATGATATTGCTTGGCTCTTTCTGGATCTAAGGACAATTCAAATTGTTTGTTCCAGTCAAATTCTTTACGAGCCTTACTTAATTCATCATCACGATCACGAGCTCCTGATCTATGTCTTGCGACATCTGCAGCATGAGCAGCAATTTTATAAGCAATTAAACCTTCTCTAACATCCTCAGGATTAGGCAACCCAAGATGTTCCTTAGGTGTTACATAACAAAGCATCGCAGTCCCGTACCAACCTGCCATGGCTGCACCAATAGCACTTGAAATGTGATCATAACCAGGAGAAATGTCTGTTACCAATGGACCTAGAACATAAAAGGGAGCTTCTGAACACTCCTCCATTTGCTTCCTAACATTGAATTCGATTTGATCCATAGGTACATGACCAGGCCCTTCAACCATGACTTGAACATCATGCTTCCAAGCACGTCTAGTCAATTCACCTAGAGTTTTCAATTCAGCGAGTTGAGCTTCATCTGATGCATCATGCAGACATCCAGGCCTTAGAGAATCACCTAAAGAAAAGGTGCAGTCATAGCGTTTAAAAATTTCACAAATATCATCAAAACGAGTAAATAGAGGATTTTGTTTGTAGTGATAAAGCATCCATTGGGCAAGAATTCCTCCGCCACGACTAACTATTCCAGTAATACGACCTTTAACTTTGGGTAAATGTTCAATCAATAAGCCTGCATGAATGGTTTGATAATCAACTCCTTGCTGACAATGCTTTTCTATTATGTGTAAAAAATCATCCTCATTTAACCTTGAAATAGAACCGTGAACACTTTCTAAAGCTTGATAAACAGGAACTGTCCCTATCGGGATAGGGGAGGCATTAATAATTTCAGTTCGTACCTCATCTAAATTAACCCCTCCAGTAGAAAGATCCATAAGAGTATCAGCCCCATATTTTACTGCTAGATCAAGCTTCTTTAATTCTTCACTAATATCGCTTGCATTTGGTGAAGCACCAATATTTGCATTGACTTTACATGTTGAGGCAATACCTATTGCCATCGGCTCTAAGTTCATATGGTTAATATTTGCAGGAATAACCATTCGACCGCGCGCGACTTCTTCCATAACCAGAGACTCAGGAAGATTCTCACGCTTTGCCACATACCTCATTTCTTCAGTAATTTCGCCTTTGCGAGCAAAATGCATCTGAGAAACATTGGTTTTACCTTTTCTAGAAGCCACCCATGAATTCCGCATGAACTAAAAAGCTATTGAATAAAAAAGGAGCAATATGCATCAAGATCACAAGATTTCACTTTCCTTACACTGGTTTAAACCAGATCAAGTTCAGAGGGTGTGATCTCAGCCATACCGCAAAGCAATATGGCACCCCTAGTGATAAATACAAATTAGCTCGAAATCCGCAACTAAACCCTAAAGTTTTTATAGATAAAATTTTCGAATTAAAAATTTTGTTCATTCATATCTTTTTTTATCTCTAGAAACAACATTCTTCGTCTCCGAAATCTTCTAACCGCACCAGTAAAAACCAATCCACTGCCTACAACTAAAGCAGGTATGGCTTGGATTTTATCTTTGCCCTCTCTATGTAAAAAGCCTGTAATTGCTAATAAAATTAGCAAAGGTGCTGAAATTGAGATTAATGGGTTGCCCAATCTGTTCATAAAATCAGCAACTAAATGTTTTGGAGGGTTTTAGATGCCATGACTAATGTTTGAGACAAAATTTTTATTCCTAATTCTAGGCTTCTTTCATCCAAAGAAAAGTTTCCACTGTGCAATGGAGCACAACCTTTATTGCCAGCCACTCCTAATCTAAACATCGTGCCTGAAACATCTTGCAAGAAGAAAGCAAAATCTTCAGCTCCTAATGACGGATTTTCTAAATAAACAATATTTTCTTCATCCATAAAATTCTTCGCACAGGTAGATAACAAACTAGTCAACTCTGGATCGTTATAAACTGGAGGCGCGATCGACTTGAATTTTATATTCGCCTTACCTCCGTAAGTAGAGGCTATATTTTGTACTATTTTCTCAATCCATTGAGGCAATTTTTCATAAAGGTTGTTATCAAGACACCTTACTGTGCCTAGAAGCTTAACCCTCTCAGCAATTACATTGAAAGCACTACCTCCTGAAATCTTCCCAAAGCTAATAACTACGGGCTTAAGAGCATCTAAACGTCTACTAATAGCCTCTTGAAGTCCACTAATAACTTTTGCAGAAATCCAAATTGAATCTATGCCTTCATGTGGTCTGGCTCCATGCCCTCCATCACCAATAATCTCTATTTCCAATTCAGCCGCGGCAGCTGTAAAAGTACCAGTTCTTATTCCAATCTTGCCAACTGACAAATCTGGATAAACATGCACACCAAAAAGAGCTTGAACACCTTCAAGAACCTTTTCAGCTCTCATCCAATTTGCACCTTGGGCAATCTCTTCAGCAGGTTGAAAAATGATTCGGATTCGAGAATTTGTAAATTTGTTTTTTGCTAATACTTTAGCCACCCCCAAACCAATACAAGTATGTAGATCATGGCCACAGGCATGCATCAGGCCTTGAATTGAAGATGAATATTCTAAACCTGTTCTCTCCTCAATTGGCAAAGCATCCATATCAACTCGTAAGCCAACAACAGGTCCGCTTTTGTTACCCATTTCAGCTACTACTCCCGTTTTGCCAACTGCTTCTTTTACATCCCACCCTGATTTTCTAAGCTCCCCTGCAACAAGAGCAGCAGTTTGATATTCCTGACCGCTTAGCTCTGGATGAGCATGGAGATGACGACGTAATTGAATTAAATCAGGCAGTATATCCTTGGTTAAAACGTCAATTTTTTTTCCTAAATCTTTCATCTATCATCCAATGCAAGAAATGCAATCAAATCATTTGTAGGTTTTGGAGGCCAACGGCGAATATTCAACAACCATTCTTTCTCTCGATATCGAATATCTAATCCAGCAGCCGCAGCCCAATTACTTTCAGCTTCACCTAAGAAGCCTTTACTCCATAGAAGAGCACTTAATGCTGCTCTCGCATCTGCGAATAAAGGATATTTACGGATTAATATTCTGATTTTCTTTTCAGCGAGTTCAAGATCGCCCAATTGATAAATCGCTAGCGCCTCACTAGACCTAGCCATAGCTATTGCATTGTTTGACGAGGCAGCTTGAGCAAACAATTTCTTCGCTTCACTCCAATTATCCATGGAACCCATCACATTACCTAAGTTATATAAAGCTGAAACATCTTTAGGATTATTTTTTAAAACATAGTTGTAATCTTTACTGGCGTCCTCCCAACGCTGCAAAGCTTCTTCAGCAATTCCTCTATTCAGATAAGGGTCTAAATCTTCAGGCGAAATTTCAATAGCCTTAGTTTGATCTTTTATAGCTCCTTTAGGATCACCAAGTGCGAGACGAATATTACCTCTATTACTCAAGGCAGCCGCATCATCTGGGTAATCATTTAAATAAGAACTCCAATCTTTTTCAGCTCGA from the Prochlorococcus marinus str. NATL2A genome contains:
- the thiC gene encoding phosphomethylpyrimidine synthase ThiC, yielding MRNSWVASRKGKTNVSQMHFARKGEITEEMRYVAKRENLPESLVMEEVARGRMVIPANINHMNLEPMAIGIASTCKVNANIGASPNASDISEELKKLDLAVKYGADTLMDLSTGGVNLDEVRTEIINASPIPIGTVPVYQALESVHGSISRLNEDDFLHIIEKHCQQGVDYQTIHAGLLIEHLPKVKGRITGIVSRGGGILAQWMLYHYKQNPLFTRFDDICEIFKRYDCTFSLGDSLRPGCLHDASDEAQLAELKTLGELTRRAWKHDVQVMVEGPGHVPMDQIEFNVRKQMEECSEAPFYVLGPLVTDISPGYDHISSAIGAAMAGWYGTAMLCYVTPKEHLGLPNPEDVREGLIAYKIAAHAADVARHRSGARDRDDELSKARKEFDWNKQFELSLDPERAKQYHDETLPEEIFKKAEFCSMCGPNHCPMNTKITDEDLDKLNDQIQSKGAAELTPVKLNKEN
- a CDS encoding DUF3188 domain-containing protein, producing the protein MNRLGNPLISISAPLLILLAITGFLHREGKDKIQAIPALVVGSGLVFTGAVRRFRRRRMLFLEIKKDMNEQNF
- a CDS encoding amidohydrolase, with the protein product MKDLGKKIDVLTKDILPDLIQLRRHLHAHPELSGQEYQTAALVAGELRKSGWDVKEAVGKTGVVAEMGNKSGPVVGLRVDMDALPIEERTGLEYSSSIQGLMHACGHDLHTCIGLGVAKVLAKNKFTNSRIRIIFQPAEEIAQGANWMRAEKVLEGVQALFGVHVYPDLSVGKIGIRTGTFTAAAAELEIEIIGDGGHGARPHEGIDSIWISAKVISGLQEAISRRLDALKPVVISFGKISGGSAFNVIAERVKLLGTVRCLDNNLYEKLPQWIEKIVQNIASTYGGKANIKFKSIAPPVYNDPELTSLLSTCAKNFMDEENIVYLENPSLGAEDFAFFLQDVSGTMFRLGVAGNKGCAPLHSGNFSLDERSLELGIKILSQTLVMASKTLQNI
- a CDS encoding tetratricopeptide repeat protein, which encodes MILGRVVKVLLLLSIIFVFVPLSTQAKVLPKVLFEKALQESKEGDFIRAEKDWSSYLNDYPDDAAALSNRGNIRLALGDPKGAIKDQTKAIEISPEDLDPYLNRGIAEEALQRWEDASKDYNYVLKNNPKDVSALYNLGNVMGSMDNWSEAKKLFAQAASSNNAIAMARSSEALAIYQLGDLELAEKKIRILIRKYPLFADARAALSALLWSKGFLGEAESNWAAAAGLDIRYREKEWLLNIRRWPPKPTNDLIAFLALDDR